One Panicum virgatum strain AP13 chromosome 9K, P.virgatum_v5, whole genome shotgun sequence genomic region harbors:
- the LOC120652276 gene encoding serine/arginine-rich SC35-like splicing factor SCL28 isoform X2, which produces MAGYRSRSPSRSYSPRRRYSRSPPRRKRYDDPRDRYRGGGGGGGGGGGGGGARRGYGRPSAQSGLLIRNISITARPEDIRVPFEQFGPVKDVYLPRNFHTRELRGFGFVKFRYPEDAAVAKQEMNHQVIGGREISIVYAEENRKTPQEMRMRTRISGRYMDRRYTRRSVSRSPRSHSHSYSPTPSPVRRDFRGRDSRDNYSPGGSYSPRPQNNRHYRSGSRSPSPDGCKPQVSPITDGHGPAVVSRCRFIQPQII; this is translated from the exons ATGGCTGGCTACCGCAGCCGGAGTCCGAGCCGGAGCTATAGCCCTCGGAGGCGATACAGCCGGAGCCCTCCTAGGCGCAAGCGCTACGACGACCCCCGCGACCGCTACCGcgggggtgggggcggcggaggcggaggcggaggcggaggcggagcccgGCGTGGGTACGGTCGGCCGTCGGCGCAGTCCGGTCTCCTCATCCGCAACATCTCCATCACAGCCAG GCCAGAAGATATTCGTGTTCCCTTTGAGCAATTCGGCCCTGTAAAGGATGTCTATCTTCCAAGAAACTTCCACACCAG GGAACTTCGTGGTTTCGGATTTGTGAAATTCCGCTACCCTGAGGATGCTGCGGTGGCCAAGCAAGAGATGAATCATCAAGTTATTGGTGGCCGAGAGATTTCAATAGTTTATGCTGAAGAGAATAGAAAGACACCCCAAGAAATGCGCATGAGAACAAGAATAAG TGGTAGGTATATGGACAGAAGGTACACAAGGCGATCAGTATCTAGATCTCCAAGATCTCATTCCCACT CTTATTCACCTACACCATCTCCGGTTAGGCGTGACTtcag gggcagggACAGCCGTGACAATTACTCCCCTGGGGGGTCATACTCTCCGCGTCCTCAGAATAACAGGCACTACAGGTCAGGTAGTCGATCTCCAAGCCCAGATGGGTGCAAACCTCAGGTGTCACCAATCACCGATGGGCATGGCCCAGCTGTTGTATCCAG ATGCCGTTTCATTCAGCCCCAGATAATATGA
- the LOC120652276 gene encoding serine/arginine-rich SC35-like splicing factor SCL28 isoform X1, which translates to MAGYRSRSPSRSYSPRRRYSRSPPRRKRYDDPRDRYRGGGGGGGGGGGGGGARRGYGRPSAQSGLLIRNISITARPEDIRVPFEQFGPVKDVYLPRNFHTRELRGFGFVKFRYPEDAAVAKQEMNHQVIGGREISIVYAEENRKTPQEMRMRTRISGRYMDRRYTRRSVSRSPRSHSHSAYSPTPSPVRRDFRGRDSRDNYSPGGSYSPRPQNNRHYRSGSRSPSPDGCKPQVSPITDGHGPAVVSRCRFIQPQII; encoded by the exons ATGGCTGGCTACCGCAGCCGGAGTCCGAGCCGGAGCTATAGCCCTCGGAGGCGATACAGCCGGAGCCCTCCTAGGCGCAAGCGCTACGACGACCCCCGCGACCGCTACCGcgggggtgggggcggcggaggcggaggcggaggcggaggcggagcccgGCGTGGGTACGGTCGGCCGTCGGCGCAGTCCGGTCTCCTCATCCGCAACATCTCCATCACAGCCAG GCCAGAAGATATTCGTGTTCCCTTTGAGCAATTCGGCCCTGTAAAGGATGTCTATCTTCCAAGAAACTTCCACACCAG GGAACTTCGTGGTTTCGGATTTGTGAAATTCCGCTACCCTGAGGATGCTGCGGTGGCCAAGCAAGAGATGAATCATCAAGTTATTGGTGGCCGAGAGATTTCAATAGTTTATGCTGAAGAGAATAGAAAGACACCCCAAGAAATGCGCATGAGAACAAGAATAAG TGGTAGGTATATGGACAGAAGGTACACAAGGCGATCAGTATCTAGATCTCCAAGATCTCATTCCCACT CAGCTTATTCACCTACACCATCTCCGGTTAGGCGTGACTtcag gggcagggACAGCCGTGACAATTACTCCCCTGGGGGGTCATACTCTCCGCGTCCTCAGAATAACAGGCACTACAGGTCAGGTAGTCGATCTCCAAGCCCAGATGGGTGCAAACCTCAGGTGTCACCAATCACCGATGGGCATGGCCCAGCTGTTGTATCCAG ATGCCGTTTCATTCAGCCCCAGATAATATGA
- the LOC120652276 gene encoding serine/arginine-rich SC35-like splicing factor SCL28 isoform X3 — MAGYRSRSPSRSYSPRRRYSRSPPRRKRYDDPRDRYRGGGGGGGGGGGGGGARRGYGRPSAQSGLLIRNISITARPEDIRVPFEQFGPVKDVYLPRNFHTRELRGFGFVKFRYPEDAAVAKQEMNHQVIGGREISIVYAEENRKTPQEMRMRTRISGRYMDRRYTRRSVSRSPRSHSHSAYSPTPSPVRRDFRGRDSRDNYSPGGSYSPRPQNNRHYRSGSRSPSPDGCKPQVSPITDGHGPAVVSSPR; from the exons ATGGCTGGCTACCGCAGCCGGAGTCCGAGCCGGAGCTATAGCCCTCGGAGGCGATACAGCCGGAGCCCTCCTAGGCGCAAGCGCTACGACGACCCCCGCGACCGCTACCGcgggggtgggggcggcggaggcggaggcggaggcggaggcggagcccgGCGTGGGTACGGTCGGCCGTCGGCGCAGTCCGGTCTCCTCATCCGCAACATCTCCATCACAGCCAG GCCAGAAGATATTCGTGTTCCCTTTGAGCAATTCGGCCCTGTAAAGGATGTCTATCTTCCAAGAAACTTCCACACCAG GGAACTTCGTGGTTTCGGATTTGTGAAATTCCGCTACCCTGAGGATGCTGCGGTGGCCAAGCAAGAGATGAATCATCAAGTTATTGGTGGCCGAGAGATTTCAATAGTTTATGCTGAAGAGAATAGAAAGACACCCCAAGAAATGCGCATGAGAACAAGAATAAG TGGTAGGTATATGGACAGAAGGTACACAAGGCGATCAGTATCTAGATCTCCAAGATCTCATTCCCACT CAGCTTATTCACCTACACCATCTCCGGTTAGGCGTGACTtcag gggcagggACAGCCGTGACAATTACTCCCCTGGGGGGTCATACTCTCCGCGTCCTCAGAATAACAGGCACTACAGGTCAGGTAGTCGATCTCCAAGCCCAGATGGGTGCAAACCTCAGGTGTCACCAATCACCGATGGGCATGGCCCAGCTGTTGTATCCAG CCCCAGATAA
- the LOC120652276 gene encoding serine/arginine-rich SC35-like splicing factor SCL28 isoform X4, producing MAGYRSRSPSRSYSPRRRYSRSPPRRKRYDDPRDRYRGGGGGGGGGGGGGGARRGYGRPSAQSGLLIRNISITARPEDIRVPFEQFGPVKDVYLPRNFHTRELRGFGFVKFRYPEDAAVAKQEMNHQVIGGREISIVYAEENRKTPQEMRMRTRISGRYMDRRYTRRSVSRSPRSHSHSYSPTPSPVRRDFRGRDSRDNYSPGGSYSPRPQNNRHYRSGSRSPSPDGCKPQVSPITDGHGPAVVSSPR from the exons ATGGCTGGCTACCGCAGCCGGAGTCCGAGCCGGAGCTATAGCCCTCGGAGGCGATACAGCCGGAGCCCTCCTAGGCGCAAGCGCTACGACGACCCCCGCGACCGCTACCGcgggggtgggggcggcggaggcggaggcggaggcggaggcggagcccgGCGTGGGTACGGTCGGCCGTCGGCGCAGTCCGGTCTCCTCATCCGCAACATCTCCATCACAGCCAG GCCAGAAGATATTCGTGTTCCCTTTGAGCAATTCGGCCCTGTAAAGGATGTCTATCTTCCAAGAAACTTCCACACCAG GGAACTTCGTGGTTTCGGATTTGTGAAATTCCGCTACCCTGAGGATGCTGCGGTGGCCAAGCAAGAGATGAATCATCAAGTTATTGGTGGCCGAGAGATTTCAATAGTTTATGCTGAAGAGAATAGAAAGACACCCCAAGAAATGCGCATGAGAACAAGAATAAG TGGTAGGTATATGGACAGAAGGTACACAAGGCGATCAGTATCTAGATCTCCAAGATCTCATTCCCACT CTTATTCACCTACACCATCTCCGGTTAGGCGTGACTtcag gggcagggACAGCCGTGACAATTACTCCCCTGGGGGGTCATACTCTCCGCGTCCTCAGAATAACAGGCACTACAGGTCAGGTAGTCGATCTCCAAGCCCAGATGGGTGCAAACCTCAGGTGTCACCAATCACCGATGGGCATGGCCCAGCTGTTGTATCCAG CCCCAGATAA
- the LOC120652275 gene encoding pentatricopeptide repeat-containing protein At5g18950-like — MPPPRILLARRLSSASASDPAGTLRPPTVSDAADLAAAAVRRRVPCFESRLLSQVPGGVLSDPDFARLTLSRLLPAPVPSLRFLRFLASHLPAPPAGASPPLPGVDELLRRLPPHLAADAADLLASHLGIHPSLCTLNAASRTALRAARPDLVFRLFSAFSSSPDYPGDATTVGCLARAYASQGRPLDGLQILRDAARRGSPPPADAAADLAAAFAADGKFAKVSATLHLMIAAGCTPDNVIYQRIIHGLFGRGMGEEALRVFREIKQRGYDINRIMYTTVIHGLFKMRCPREAQQMWDEMVDRGFEPNEYAYCSLVSYYFKAGDVEKACKVYNEMLEKGFKQTTVTCNILIKGFCVNKRVYDALEVFEEMSIKGIEHDVITYNTLIRGLCKVEMLALAMRMYEWLASSGLEPTVPTFSRLIAIMCKEGQVDAAVDLIKSMRAKGLEPLVWCNDSIINGFCKIGRSDEGMVWLASMLKNNIKPRQETFNTLVESLSTSGRVDDALLILDIMFKVGFELGRLACTILVDKLCPGNVSYSHQLDNILASSQ, encoded by the coding sequence ATGCCCCCACCTCGCATCCTTCTCGCTAGGCgcctctcctccgcctccgcgtccGATCCCGCCGGCACCCTGAGGCCACCCACGGTCTCCGACGCGGCcgacctcgccgcggccgccgtccgtCGTCGGGTACCGTGTTTCGAGTCCCGCCTCCTCTCCCAGGTCCCCGGCGGCGTCCTCTCCGACCCGGACTTTGCCCGGCTCACGCTCTCCCGCCTTCTCCCCGCCCCGGTCCCATCGCTCCGCTTCCTCCGCTTTCTCGCCTCACACCTCCCAGCCCCTCCGGCGGGCGCATCCCCTCCGCTGCCTGGGGTCGACGAGTTACTCCGGCGCCTCCCACCGcatctcgccgccgacgccgccgacctCCTCGCTTCCCACCTTGGCATCCACCCGTCCCTCTGCACCCTCAATGCCGCGTCCCGTACCGccctccgcgccgctcgcccggACCTCGTCTTCCGCCTCTtctccgccttctcctcctcgccCGACTACCCCGGCGATGCCACCACCGTCGGCTGCCTCGCGCGGGCCTACGCCTCCCAGGGCCGCCCCCTCGACGGGCTCCAGATCCTTCGCGACGCCGCGCGACGCgggtccccgccgccggccgacgcTGCCGCGGACCTCGCGGCCGCCTTCGCGGCCGACGGAAAGTTCGCCAAGGTCTCCGCGACGCTCCACCTCATGATCGCGGCCGGGTGCACCCCGGACAATGTGATCTACCAGCGGATCATACATGGGCTCTTTGGGCGAGGGATGGGTGAAGAGGCTCTGCGTGTGTTCAGAGAGATCAAGCAGCGGGGCTATGACATTAACAGAATTATGTATACCACGGTGATCCACGGGCTATTCAAAATGCGCTGCCCTAGAGAAGCGCAGCAGATGTGGGATGAAATGGTGGACAGGGGATTCGAGCCTAATGAGTATGCCTACTGCTCCCTTGTCAGTTACTATTTCAAAGCTGGTGATGTTGAGAAGGCCTGcaaggtatacaatgaaatgctTGAGAAGGGGTTCAAGCAGACTACTGTTACATGTAACATTCTCATCAAAGGGTTTTGCGTCAATAAGAGGGTGTATGATGCACTTGAGGTGTTCGAGGAAATGTCAATTAAGGGGATCGAGCATGATGTGATCACTTATAACACATTAATACGGGGCCTATGCAAGGTTGAGATGTTGGCCCTGGCAATGCGGATGTATGAGTGGTTAGCATCATCCGGTTTGGAGCCTACAGTGCCAACCTTCAGTCGGCTCATAGCCATCATGTGTAAGGAAGGACAGGTGGATGCTGCAGTGGACCTGATCAAGTCTATGCGGGCTAAGGGCTTGGAGCCATTGGTGTGGTGCAATGATAGCATCATCAATGGGTTCTGTAAGATCGGTAGATCAGATGAGGGCATGGTGTGGTTGGCAAGTATGTTGAAGAACAATATAAAACCACGGCAAGAGACGTTTAATACTTTGGTGGAATCGCTGAGCACCTCAGGGCGAGTGGATGATGCATTGCTGATCCTAGATATAATGTTCAAAGTTGGATTTGAATTAGGCAGGTTGGCTTGTACTATACTTGTTGATAAGCTGTGCCCAGGCAATGTATCTTACTCCCACCAACTGGATAATATTTTGGCGAGCAGCCAGTAG